A stretch of Chelmon rostratus isolate fCheRos1 chromosome 18, fCheRos1.pri, whole genome shotgun sequence DNA encodes these proteins:
- the ptk2bb gene encoding protein tyrosine kinase 2 beta, b isoform X2 codes for MYEVMSGDTLSWKVPSPRQSGLESSPESQFTGDGGPVKILKVCFCTNNNLGKNFKLVKCDSSWQIKAIIRSILVSGRLGPNIEHGRCYGLLLKHLKSDELHWLHPDLTVGEVEQRYESHHVEAEWRYDLRIRYVPVNFLEKFKDDRSTLVYFYQQVRSDYMQYHASKVSDGMALQLGCLEIRRFYKDMNSKGLEKKSNFELLEKEVGLDLFFPPELINSKKSRQLRKLIQQTFQQYATLKEDDCMVKFFETLKDFVNCDEEVFPCELVQGWSLSVELVIGGRGIRQRTQKNSAPVFLADFKQIKKIQCLSQGDGKALMNLDIEGARQCLSINVATVPMAENMMDLIDGYCRLENDTDDSVIYRQNKDANARSSLPDIPTGRDTSSIRHSMGSDIYCEILDERPKSVKYGIARDDIVLGRILGEGFFGEVYDGVYKKDNGERVNVAVKTCKDCSPDVMEKFMSEAVIMKNLDHQHIVKLIGIIEEDPVWIVMELYQYGELGNYLTQNQNKLTKITLVLFSLQICKALVYLEGVNMVHRDIAVRNVLVASPDCVKLGDFGLSRYIEDEEYYKASVTRLPIKWMAPESINFRRFTSASDVWMFAVCMWEIMSFGQQPFFWLENRDVINQLEQGIRLPKPDNCPPALYSLMTRCWSYDPRERPNFTELVVKISDVHKMEKEQEVERERDRARSTKFFDGKFNFNEPPPKPSRMKPGRFGNTLSIGLHIQLNEALCASSPDLASPSEYQSPVDSMNTLTLPVRSPRRRSMGESEFLRVEANSREDAQRLWQRERQHMQDTLRRQKEQMMEDKKWLEKEERLLVGSRASLTFVNPLSVTLCPSTSEFNVALEATLDEVSLNNISPLVHSRRPASLKLNAPLITVPKRESMFICYKMNLPVLLQDPMGPEDAASTVSPEADAENAPPEKPPRLTAQPAPTAELDRSDDKVYHSVMGLVKVVVQLKNDITELRPEQYITIVQSVGMALRDLIRNVDDILPTLHESVRTEIEGTQKLLNNDMAELISKMRLAQQNAITSLKEECKKQMLAAAHTLAVDSKNMLDAVDQARVRANLAKPVAP; via the exons ATGTATGAGGTGATGTCCGGTGACACCTTGTCCTGGAAGGTGCCCAGTCCAAGACAAAGTGGCTTAGAGTCTAGCCCCGAATCGCAGTTCACTGGTGACGGAGGGCCCGTCAAGATCCTCAAAGTGTGCTTCTGCACCAACAACAACCTGGGCAAGAACTTTAAGCTGGTTAAATGTGACAGCTCCTGGCAAATAAAG GCCATCATTCGTTCCATTCTGGTCAGTGGCCGACTGGGGCCGAACATCGAACACGGTAGATGCTACGGCCTCCTGCTGAAGCACCTGAAGTCCGACGAACTTCACTGGCTGCATCCGGATCTGACCGTCGGGGAGGTGGAGCAGCGCTACGAGAGCCATCACGTGGAAGCTGAGTGGAG gtACGACCTTCGTATCAGATACGTTCCTGTCAATTTCCTGGAAAAATTCAAAGATGACAGATCTACGTTAGTCTATTTTTACCAACAG GTGCGCAGTGATTACATGCAGTATCATGCCAGTAAGGTCAGCGATGGGATGGCGCTGCAGCTCGGCTGTTTGGAGATCAG GAGGTTCTATAAGGACATGAATTCAAAAGGTCTAGAGAAGAAGTCCAACTTCGAGCTGCTAGA AAAAGAAGTGGGCCTGGACCTTTTCTTTCCTCCGGAGCTGATCAACAGCAAGAAG TCAAGGCAGCTACGGAAGTTGATCcagcaaacatttcaacagTACGCAACGCTCAAGGAGGACGACTGTATGGTCAAGTTTTTTGAGACGCTCAAAGATTTCGTCAATTGTGATGAAGAGGTTTTCCCATGTGAACTAGTG CAAGGCTGGAGTCTGTCGGTGGAGCTGGTCATCGGCGGGAGGGGGATTCGCCAACGCACACAGAAGAATTCAGCG CCTGTTTTTCTAGCCGACTTCAAACAGATCAAGAAAATTCAATGCTTATCTCAGGGCGACGGCAAGGCTCTCATGAACCTCGACATAGAGGGGGCCAGACAA TGCCTGTCGATCAATGTGGCCACCGTCCCTATGGCAGAGAACATGATGGATCTTATTGATGGGTACTGCCGTTTGGAAAATGACACAGATGACAGTGTTATCTACCGGCAAAATAAAG ATGCCAATGCACGAAGTTCTCTACCTGACATTCCGACAGG cagagacaccaGCTCCATCAGACACAGCATGG gGTCAGATATCTACTGTGAGATTCTCGATGAAAGGCCAAAATCAG TTAAATACGGCATCGCCCGAGATGACATTGTTCTCGGCCGAATCCTTGGCGAGGGGTTTTTCGGGGAAGTCTACGATGGAGTTTACAAAAAAGAT aATGGCGAGCGGGTTAATGTGGCAGTGAAGACCTGCAAAGACTGTTCACCTGATGTGATGGAGAAGTTCATGAGTGAAGCAG TTATTATGAAGAACCTCGATCATCAGCACATTGTCAAACTGATTGGGATCATCGAGGAGGATCCTGTGTGGATTGTCATGGAGCTCTATCAGTATGGAGAG CTCGGGAACTACCTAACTCAGAACCAGAACAAGCTGACAAAAATAACCCTGGTGCTGTTCAGCCTGCAGATCTGCAAAGCTCTCGTCTACCTCGAGGGGGTCAACATGGTGCACAG AGACATTGCGGTTCGGAACGTGCTAGTCGCCAGTCCAGACTGTGTGAAGCTCGGAGATTTCGGTCTGTCCAGGTACATTGAGGATGAAGAGTACTACAAAG CGTCTGTTACTCGGTTGCCGATCAAGTGGATGGCCCCAGAATCCATCAACTTCAGACGCTTCACCTCAGCCAGTGATGTCTGGATGTTCG CTGTATGCATGTGGGAGATAATGAGCTTTGGGCAGCAGCCGTTTTTCTGGCTTGAGAACAGAGACGTAATCAACCAACTGGAGCAGGGCATCAGGCTGCCCAAGCCAGACAACTGCCCTCCTGCCCTCTACTCACTCATGACCCGCTGCTGGTCCTACGACCCCAGAGAGAGACCCAACTTCACTGAGCTGGTAGTGAAGATCAG TGATGTCCACAAGatggagaaggagcaggaagtggagagagagagggacagagcgCGCTCCACAAAGTTTTTCGATGGCAAGTTCAACTTTAACGAGCCTCCACCCAAG CCTTCAAGAATGAAACCAGGGAGGTTTGGGAACACGCTCAGTATTGGTCTGCACATTCAG ctgAACGAGGCTTTGTGTGCCAGCTCACCCGACCTGGCCAGCCCATCTGAATATCAGTCCCCTGTCGACTCCATGAACACTCTTACGTTGCCGGTCAGGTCCCCTCGGCGTCGAAGCATGGGG GAGAGCGAGTTTCTCAGAGTGGAAGCAAACAGCAGGGAGGACGCTCAGCGCCTgtggcagagggagaggcagcaCATGCAGGACACCCTCCGTCGGCAGAAAGAGCAGATGATGGAGGATAAAAAGtggctggagaaggaggagagactcCTGGTGGGAAGCAGAGCATCATTAACTTTTGTCAACCccctctctgtgactctgtgtccCTCCACTTCTGAATTCAATGTGGCCCTGGAGGCCACGCTCGACGAGGTGTCGTTAAACAATATCAGCCCACTCGTTCACTCTCGACGCCCCGCTAGTCTTAAATTGAATGCTCCCCTGATAACAGTCCCAAAGAGGGAGTCCATGTTCATATGCTATAAAATGAACCTGCCTGTTCTTTTGCAGGACCCCATGGGACCAGAGGACGCTGCTAGCACAGTG TCCCCTGAAGCTGACGCTGAGAATG CACCTCCAGAGAAGCCCCCACGGCTCACAGCACAG CCTGCACCCACAGCTGAGCTGGACCGCTCTGACGACAAGGTGTATCACTCCGTCATGGGTCTGGTCAAAGTTGTTGTCCAGCTCAAGAATGACATCACCGAGCTGCGTCCGGAACAATACATCACCATTGTCCAG TCTGTTGGGATGGCTTTACGAGACCTGATCCGCAATGTGGATGACATACTGCCCACCCTGCACGAGTCAGTCAGGACCGAG ATCGAGGGCACCCAGAAGCTGCTGAACAACGACATGGCAGAGCTGATCAGCAAGATGCGGCTGGCCCAGCAGAACGCCATCACCTCTTTGAAGGAGGAGTGTAAGAAACAGATGCTGGCCGCAGCACACACTCTGGCCGTGGACAGCAAGAACATGTTGGATGCTGTGGACCAAGCCAGAGTCAGGGCCAATTTAGCCAAGCCTGTGGCCCCCTAG
- the ptk2bb gene encoding protein tyrosine kinase 2 beta, b isoform X1, which produces MYEVMSGDTLSWKVPSPRQSGLESSPESQFTGDGGPVKILKVCFCTNNNLGKNFKLVKCDSSWQIKAIIRSILVSGRLGPNIEHGRCYGLLLKHLKSDELHWLHPDLTVGEVEQRYESHHVEAEWRYDLRIRYVPVNFLEKFKDDRSTLVYFYQQVRSDYMQYHASKVSDGMALQLGCLEIRRFYKDMNSKGLEKKSNFELLEKEVGLDLFFPPELINSKKSRQLRKLIQQTFQQYATLKEDDCMVKFFETLKDFVNCDEEVFPCELVQGWSLSVELVIGGRGIRQRTQKNSAPVFLADFKQIKKIQCLSQGDGKALMNLDIEGARQCLSINVATVPMAENMMDLIDGYCRLENDTDDSVIYRQNKDANARSSLPDIPTGRDTSSIRHSMGSDIYCEILDERPKSVVKYGIARDDIVLGRILGEGFFGEVYDGVYKKDNGERVNVAVKTCKDCSPDVMEKFMSEAVIMKNLDHQHIVKLIGIIEEDPVWIVMELYQYGELGNYLTQNQNKLTKITLVLFSLQICKALVYLEGVNMVHRDIAVRNVLVASPDCVKLGDFGLSRYIEDEEYYKASVTRLPIKWMAPESINFRRFTSASDVWMFAVCMWEIMSFGQQPFFWLENRDVINQLEQGIRLPKPDNCPPALYSLMTRCWSYDPRERPNFTELVVKISDVHKMEKEQEVERERDRARSTKFFDGKFNFNEPPPKPSRMKPGRFGNTLSIGLHIQLNEALCASSPDLASPSEYQSPVDSMNTLTLPVRSPRRRSMGESEFLRVEANSREDAQRLWQRERQHMQDTLRRQKEQMMEDKKWLEKEERLLVGSRASLTFVNPLSVTLCPSTSEFNVALEATLDEVSLNNISPLVHSRRPASLKLNAPLITVPKRESMFICYKMNLPVLLQDPMGPEDAASTVSPEADAENAPPEKPPRLTAQPAPTAELDRSDDKVYHSVMGLVKVVVQLKNDITELRPEQYITIVQSVGMALRDLIRNVDDILPTLHESVRTEIEGTQKLLNNDMAELISKMRLAQQNAITSLKEECKKQMLAAAHTLAVDSKNMLDAVDQARVRANLAKPVAP; this is translated from the exons ATGTATGAGGTGATGTCCGGTGACACCTTGTCCTGGAAGGTGCCCAGTCCAAGACAAAGTGGCTTAGAGTCTAGCCCCGAATCGCAGTTCACTGGTGACGGAGGGCCCGTCAAGATCCTCAAAGTGTGCTTCTGCACCAACAACAACCTGGGCAAGAACTTTAAGCTGGTTAAATGTGACAGCTCCTGGCAAATAAAG GCCATCATTCGTTCCATTCTGGTCAGTGGCCGACTGGGGCCGAACATCGAACACGGTAGATGCTACGGCCTCCTGCTGAAGCACCTGAAGTCCGACGAACTTCACTGGCTGCATCCGGATCTGACCGTCGGGGAGGTGGAGCAGCGCTACGAGAGCCATCACGTGGAAGCTGAGTGGAG gtACGACCTTCGTATCAGATACGTTCCTGTCAATTTCCTGGAAAAATTCAAAGATGACAGATCTACGTTAGTCTATTTTTACCAACAG GTGCGCAGTGATTACATGCAGTATCATGCCAGTAAGGTCAGCGATGGGATGGCGCTGCAGCTCGGCTGTTTGGAGATCAG GAGGTTCTATAAGGACATGAATTCAAAAGGTCTAGAGAAGAAGTCCAACTTCGAGCTGCTAGA AAAAGAAGTGGGCCTGGACCTTTTCTTTCCTCCGGAGCTGATCAACAGCAAGAAG TCAAGGCAGCTACGGAAGTTGATCcagcaaacatttcaacagTACGCAACGCTCAAGGAGGACGACTGTATGGTCAAGTTTTTTGAGACGCTCAAAGATTTCGTCAATTGTGATGAAGAGGTTTTCCCATGTGAACTAGTG CAAGGCTGGAGTCTGTCGGTGGAGCTGGTCATCGGCGGGAGGGGGATTCGCCAACGCACACAGAAGAATTCAGCG CCTGTTTTTCTAGCCGACTTCAAACAGATCAAGAAAATTCAATGCTTATCTCAGGGCGACGGCAAGGCTCTCATGAACCTCGACATAGAGGGGGCCAGACAA TGCCTGTCGATCAATGTGGCCACCGTCCCTATGGCAGAGAACATGATGGATCTTATTGATGGGTACTGCCGTTTGGAAAATGACACAGATGACAGTGTTATCTACCGGCAAAATAAAG ATGCCAATGCACGAAGTTCTCTACCTGACATTCCGACAGG cagagacaccaGCTCCATCAGACACAGCATGG gGTCAGATATCTACTGTGAGATTCTCGATGAAAGGCCAAAATCAG TAGTTAAATACGGCATCGCCCGAGATGACATTGTTCTCGGCCGAATCCTTGGCGAGGGGTTTTTCGGGGAAGTCTACGATGGAGTTTACAAAAAAGAT aATGGCGAGCGGGTTAATGTGGCAGTGAAGACCTGCAAAGACTGTTCACCTGATGTGATGGAGAAGTTCATGAGTGAAGCAG TTATTATGAAGAACCTCGATCATCAGCACATTGTCAAACTGATTGGGATCATCGAGGAGGATCCTGTGTGGATTGTCATGGAGCTCTATCAGTATGGAGAG CTCGGGAACTACCTAACTCAGAACCAGAACAAGCTGACAAAAATAACCCTGGTGCTGTTCAGCCTGCAGATCTGCAAAGCTCTCGTCTACCTCGAGGGGGTCAACATGGTGCACAG AGACATTGCGGTTCGGAACGTGCTAGTCGCCAGTCCAGACTGTGTGAAGCTCGGAGATTTCGGTCTGTCCAGGTACATTGAGGATGAAGAGTACTACAAAG CGTCTGTTACTCGGTTGCCGATCAAGTGGATGGCCCCAGAATCCATCAACTTCAGACGCTTCACCTCAGCCAGTGATGTCTGGATGTTCG CTGTATGCATGTGGGAGATAATGAGCTTTGGGCAGCAGCCGTTTTTCTGGCTTGAGAACAGAGACGTAATCAACCAACTGGAGCAGGGCATCAGGCTGCCCAAGCCAGACAACTGCCCTCCTGCCCTCTACTCACTCATGACCCGCTGCTGGTCCTACGACCCCAGAGAGAGACCCAACTTCACTGAGCTGGTAGTGAAGATCAG TGATGTCCACAAGatggagaaggagcaggaagtggagagagagagggacagagcgCGCTCCACAAAGTTTTTCGATGGCAAGTTCAACTTTAACGAGCCTCCACCCAAG CCTTCAAGAATGAAACCAGGGAGGTTTGGGAACACGCTCAGTATTGGTCTGCACATTCAG ctgAACGAGGCTTTGTGTGCCAGCTCACCCGACCTGGCCAGCCCATCTGAATATCAGTCCCCTGTCGACTCCATGAACACTCTTACGTTGCCGGTCAGGTCCCCTCGGCGTCGAAGCATGGGG GAGAGCGAGTTTCTCAGAGTGGAAGCAAACAGCAGGGAGGACGCTCAGCGCCTgtggcagagggagaggcagcaCATGCAGGACACCCTCCGTCGGCAGAAAGAGCAGATGATGGAGGATAAAAAGtggctggagaaggaggagagactcCTGGTGGGAAGCAGAGCATCATTAACTTTTGTCAACCccctctctgtgactctgtgtccCTCCACTTCTGAATTCAATGTGGCCCTGGAGGCCACGCTCGACGAGGTGTCGTTAAACAATATCAGCCCACTCGTTCACTCTCGACGCCCCGCTAGTCTTAAATTGAATGCTCCCCTGATAACAGTCCCAAAGAGGGAGTCCATGTTCATATGCTATAAAATGAACCTGCCTGTTCTTTTGCAGGACCCCATGGGACCAGAGGACGCTGCTAGCACAGTG TCCCCTGAAGCTGACGCTGAGAATG CACCTCCAGAGAAGCCCCCACGGCTCACAGCACAG CCTGCACCCACAGCTGAGCTGGACCGCTCTGACGACAAGGTGTATCACTCCGTCATGGGTCTGGTCAAAGTTGTTGTCCAGCTCAAGAATGACATCACCGAGCTGCGTCCGGAACAATACATCACCATTGTCCAG TCTGTTGGGATGGCTTTACGAGACCTGATCCGCAATGTGGATGACATACTGCCCACCCTGCACGAGTCAGTCAGGACCGAG ATCGAGGGCACCCAGAAGCTGCTGAACAACGACATGGCAGAGCTGATCAGCAAGATGCGGCTGGCCCAGCAGAACGCCATCACCTCTTTGAAGGAGGAGTGTAAGAAACAGATGCTGGCCGCAGCACACACTCTGGCCGTGGACAGCAAGAACATGTTGGATGCTGTGGACCAAGCCAGAGTCAGGGCCAATTTAGCCAAGCCTGTGGCCCCCTAG
- the ptk2bb gene encoding protein tyrosine kinase 2 beta, b isoform X3 — protein sequence MYEVMSGDTLSWKVPSPRQSGLESSPESQFTGDGGPVKILKVCFCTNNNLGKNFKLVKCDSSWQIKAIIRSILVSGRLGPNIEHGRCYGLLLKHLKSDELHWLHPDLTVGEVEQRYESHHVEAEWRYDLRIRYVPVNFLEKFKDDRSTLVYFYQQVRSDYMQYHASKVSDGMALQLGCLEIRRFYKDMNSKGLEKKSNFELLEKEVGLDLFFPPELINSKKSRQLRKLIQQTFQQYATLKEDDCMVKFFETLKDFVNCDEEVFPCELVQGWSLSVELVIGGRGIRQRTQKNSAPVFLADFKQIKKIQCLSQGDGKALMNLDIEGARQCLSINVATVPMAENMMDLIDGYCRLENDTDDSVIYRQNKDANARSSLPDIPTGRDTSSIRHSMGSDIYCEILDERPKSVVKYGIARDDIVLGRILGEGFFGEVYDGVYKKDNGERVNVAVKTCKDCSPDVMEKFMSEAVIMKNLDHQHIVKLIGIIEEDPVWIVMELYQYGELGNYLTQNQNKLTKITLVLFSLQICKALVYLEGVNMVHRDIAVRNVLVASPDCVKLGDFGLSRYIEDEEYYKASVTRLPIKWMAPESINFRRFTSASDVWMFAVCMWEIMSFGQQPFFWLENRDVINQLEQGIRLPKPDNCPPALYSLMTRCWSYDPRERPNFTELVVKISDVHKMEKEQEVERERDRARSTKFFDGKFNFNEPPPKPSRMKPGRFGNTLSIGLHIQLNEALCASSPDLASPSEYQSPVDSMNTLTLPVRSPRRRSMGESEFLRVEANSREDAQRLWQRERQHMQDTLRRQKEQMMEDKKWLEKEERLLDPMGPEDAASTVSPEADAENAPPEKPPRLTAQPAPTAELDRSDDKVYHSVMGLVKVVVQLKNDITELRPEQYITIVQSVGMALRDLIRNVDDILPTLHESVRTEIEGTQKLLNNDMAELISKMRLAQQNAITSLKEECKKQMLAAAHTLAVDSKNMLDAVDQARVRANLAKPVAP from the exons ATGTATGAGGTGATGTCCGGTGACACCTTGTCCTGGAAGGTGCCCAGTCCAAGACAAAGTGGCTTAGAGTCTAGCCCCGAATCGCAGTTCACTGGTGACGGAGGGCCCGTCAAGATCCTCAAAGTGTGCTTCTGCACCAACAACAACCTGGGCAAGAACTTTAAGCTGGTTAAATGTGACAGCTCCTGGCAAATAAAG GCCATCATTCGTTCCATTCTGGTCAGTGGCCGACTGGGGCCGAACATCGAACACGGTAGATGCTACGGCCTCCTGCTGAAGCACCTGAAGTCCGACGAACTTCACTGGCTGCATCCGGATCTGACCGTCGGGGAGGTGGAGCAGCGCTACGAGAGCCATCACGTGGAAGCTGAGTGGAG gtACGACCTTCGTATCAGATACGTTCCTGTCAATTTCCTGGAAAAATTCAAAGATGACAGATCTACGTTAGTCTATTTTTACCAACAG GTGCGCAGTGATTACATGCAGTATCATGCCAGTAAGGTCAGCGATGGGATGGCGCTGCAGCTCGGCTGTTTGGAGATCAG GAGGTTCTATAAGGACATGAATTCAAAAGGTCTAGAGAAGAAGTCCAACTTCGAGCTGCTAGA AAAAGAAGTGGGCCTGGACCTTTTCTTTCCTCCGGAGCTGATCAACAGCAAGAAG TCAAGGCAGCTACGGAAGTTGATCcagcaaacatttcaacagTACGCAACGCTCAAGGAGGACGACTGTATGGTCAAGTTTTTTGAGACGCTCAAAGATTTCGTCAATTGTGATGAAGAGGTTTTCCCATGTGAACTAGTG CAAGGCTGGAGTCTGTCGGTGGAGCTGGTCATCGGCGGGAGGGGGATTCGCCAACGCACACAGAAGAATTCAGCG CCTGTTTTTCTAGCCGACTTCAAACAGATCAAGAAAATTCAATGCTTATCTCAGGGCGACGGCAAGGCTCTCATGAACCTCGACATAGAGGGGGCCAGACAA TGCCTGTCGATCAATGTGGCCACCGTCCCTATGGCAGAGAACATGATGGATCTTATTGATGGGTACTGCCGTTTGGAAAATGACACAGATGACAGTGTTATCTACCGGCAAAATAAAG ATGCCAATGCACGAAGTTCTCTACCTGACATTCCGACAGG cagagacaccaGCTCCATCAGACACAGCATGG gGTCAGATATCTACTGTGAGATTCTCGATGAAAGGCCAAAATCAG TAGTTAAATACGGCATCGCCCGAGATGACATTGTTCTCGGCCGAATCCTTGGCGAGGGGTTTTTCGGGGAAGTCTACGATGGAGTTTACAAAAAAGAT aATGGCGAGCGGGTTAATGTGGCAGTGAAGACCTGCAAAGACTGTTCACCTGATGTGATGGAGAAGTTCATGAGTGAAGCAG TTATTATGAAGAACCTCGATCATCAGCACATTGTCAAACTGATTGGGATCATCGAGGAGGATCCTGTGTGGATTGTCATGGAGCTCTATCAGTATGGAGAG CTCGGGAACTACCTAACTCAGAACCAGAACAAGCTGACAAAAATAACCCTGGTGCTGTTCAGCCTGCAGATCTGCAAAGCTCTCGTCTACCTCGAGGGGGTCAACATGGTGCACAG AGACATTGCGGTTCGGAACGTGCTAGTCGCCAGTCCAGACTGTGTGAAGCTCGGAGATTTCGGTCTGTCCAGGTACATTGAGGATGAAGAGTACTACAAAG CGTCTGTTACTCGGTTGCCGATCAAGTGGATGGCCCCAGAATCCATCAACTTCAGACGCTTCACCTCAGCCAGTGATGTCTGGATGTTCG CTGTATGCATGTGGGAGATAATGAGCTTTGGGCAGCAGCCGTTTTTCTGGCTTGAGAACAGAGACGTAATCAACCAACTGGAGCAGGGCATCAGGCTGCCCAAGCCAGACAACTGCCCTCCTGCCCTCTACTCACTCATGACCCGCTGCTGGTCCTACGACCCCAGAGAGAGACCCAACTTCACTGAGCTGGTAGTGAAGATCAG TGATGTCCACAAGatggagaaggagcaggaagtggagagagagagggacagagcgCGCTCCACAAAGTTTTTCGATGGCAAGTTCAACTTTAACGAGCCTCCACCCAAG CCTTCAAGAATGAAACCAGGGAGGTTTGGGAACACGCTCAGTATTGGTCTGCACATTCAG ctgAACGAGGCTTTGTGTGCCAGCTCACCCGACCTGGCCAGCCCATCTGAATATCAGTCCCCTGTCGACTCCATGAACACTCTTACGTTGCCGGTCAGGTCCCCTCGGCGTCGAAGCATGGGG GAGAGCGAGTTTCTCAGAGTGGAAGCAAACAGCAGGGAGGACGCTCAGCGCCTgtggcagagggagaggcagcaCATGCAGGACACCCTCCGTCGGCAGAAAGAGCAGATGATGGAGGATAAAAAGtggctggagaaggaggagagactcCTG GACCCCATGGGACCAGAGGACGCTGCTAGCACAGTG TCCCCTGAAGCTGACGCTGAGAATG CACCTCCAGAGAAGCCCCCACGGCTCACAGCACAG CCTGCACCCACAGCTGAGCTGGACCGCTCTGACGACAAGGTGTATCACTCCGTCATGGGTCTGGTCAAAGTTGTTGTCCAGCTCAAGAATGACATCACCGAGCTGCGTCCGGAACAATACATCACCATTGTCCAG TCTGTTGGGATGGCTTTACGAGACCTGATCCGCAATGTGGATGACATACTGCCCACCCTGCACGAGTCAGTCAGGACCGAG ATCGAGGGCACCCAGAAGCTGCTGAACAACGACATGGCAGAGCTGATCAGCAAGATGCGGCTGGCCCAGCAGAACGCCATCACCTCTTTGAAGGAGGAGTGTAAGAAACAGATGCTGGCCGCAGCACACACTCTGGCCGTGGACAGCAAGAACATGTTGGATGCTGTGGACCAAGCCAGAGTCAGGGCCAATTTAGCCAAGCCTGTGGCCCCCTAG